The nucleotide sequence CCACAATCTTCGAGCGCCTCGCCACGGCGGCGAGCAGATCCACGGCTTCGTACCAGTCGAGTCCCCCGGGTTCGGGCGTGCCGGTGCCCGGAACGATCGCGGGATCCAGCGCGTCGAGATCGAAGGTCACGTAGACGTGATCGGTCAGGCTGCCGAGGATCCGGCTCCAGTCTCCCTTCAGCGCCCGAAACTGCCGCACGCTCCAGATCGGCGCGGGATGTTCGTCGAGAAACTCCCGTTCCTCCTCGCTCAGCGAGCGGATGCCCACCGAGGCGGCCGGAACCATTTCCCGCACGCGGCGCATGACGCACGCGTGGCTGAATCGCGAGTCGAGATAGCGATCCCGCATGTCGGCGTGCGCGTCGAGCTGGAGCACGCTGAGCTTCGGGAACCGCGTGAACGCGGCCCGCACCGCTCCGGCGGTGAGACTGTGCTCGCCGCCCAGCATGACCGGCAGTTTCTTCTGATCGAGGATCCAGTCGACCGCCTGCTCGACCCGCTTCGCCATCTCCTCGGGCCCGAGCGCGGTCGGCTCCAGCTCGGGAAGGGTGTGGATGCCGCGCTGGTAGGTGGCGCCCAGCTCCTCGTCCCACAGCTCCATGTTCTGCGAGGCCGCGAGGATCGCGCGCGGACCCCACCGGGTGCCGCCCTGATAGGTGGTGGAGAAATCGTAGGGCGCGGGCAGGATCACCGCGGCAGCGCGCTCGAGCGCGGCGAACTGATCCGCGAGCCCGCCGAAATTGGACGGGAGTCCCACCGGCCAGTCGGGTTGCTTCATCGGGTCCTCCTCGACCGCGAACGCACTTCGGGCCCCGCCCGGAAACCGGACGAGGCCCGTCGATTGAAGGCGGAGTTACGCGGTTCGGGCGGCGGCCCGAGCCGGACGCGACACGCGGCGTCGATCGGCGCGCACCAGGTGGGCGGCGCCGTTCAGGGTCTTTGGGAACTCGGTGCCACGATCGAGAACCGTGCTCTCGACCTTGACCATCCCGAACGTCTTCTTGAGGTAGTCGGAAGCGAACTCGGCGTCGAAGTGCTTGCAGGAGAAGATGTCGACGCTCACGAAGTTCTTCTCGGGGAAGGTGTGGATGCTGATGTGGCTTTCGGCGATGAGGACGAAGCCCGAGAGCCCCCAGTCCTCTGGTTTCAGCCCGCTGTACTTGAACACATATGGCGGCATGATCTTCGTCATGCCGATCCGGGTGGGAAGTTCGTCCAGGATCCGATAGATGAGGTTGAGATCCTGAAGCTTGCCCTTGTCACACCCATAGCCATCGAGCATCAGGTGTGGGCCGAAACCGAT is from Candidatus Sulfotelmatobacter sp. and encodes:
- the speB gene encoding agmatinase → MKQPDWPVGLPSNFGGLADQFAALERAAAVILPAPYDFSTTYQGGTRWGPRAILAASQNMELWDEELGATYQRGIHTLPELEPTALGPEEMAKRVEQAVDWILDQKKLPVMLGGEHSLTAGAVRAAFTRFPKLSVLQLDAHADMRDRYLDSRFSHACVMRRVREMVPAASVGIRSLSEEEREFLDEHPAPIWSVRQFRALKGDWSRILGSLTDHVYVTFDLDALDPAIVPGTGTPEPGGLDWYEAVDLLAAVARRSKIVGMDVVELAPLPGQVTSDFLAARLTYRLIGLALGVSRDG
- the speD gene encoding adenosylmethionine decarboxylase, whose protein sequence is MIGFGPHLMLDGYGCDKGKLQDLNLIYRILDELPTRIGMTKIMPPYVFKYSGLKPEDWGLSGFVLIAESHISIHTFPEKNFVSVDIFSCKHFDAEFASDYLKKTFGMVKVESTVLDRGTEFPKTLNGAAHLVRADRRRVSRPARAAARTA